The stretch of DNA CCGTAGAGCCCGGTGAACAGCAGGATCATCCCCACGATCAAGCTGAAGAACACGTTCGGCAGCCGGAACGCCAGGATGTTCAGGGAGGTGTGCAGGATCGCCAGGTGCACCAGCCCGGAAAGCAGGAAAACCCCGCCGAACCCGGTGGTGACGGTGGACGCCTGCCAACCGCCCCAGGCCGCGCAGCCGATCAGGATCACGCCCGCCACCAGGGAGATGATCGAGAGCAGGCCGTTGCTGGACAGTCCGAGGACCGGCTGACCGCTGGTGCTGAAGAACTGCAATCCGCGCGCCAGCCCGAGGATCGCGAAGACCAGCAGGAGCACGCCGAGCAGGACTGCGCCGATGCGGTGAACCGTGTGCACCGGATGAGGAGGAACCGGTTTACCGCGCGTCATCACCGACCTCCGGATCGAGTCGCACGCCTACGCATTCCGAATACCCGTCCGCCGGGCGCACTACACCGCGGACCCGCGCAGGTCGCCCGGTCGCCGGGTACCGGCCGGTGATCACGAGCCCTAAAGTTGGTGCGCACCGCGCCGGGGGACCCGGCGAGCACGTCGCCGTCGATGCGGGGATCTGGTGATGAGCCGCGACAACAAGATCCTGCTGGCCGCGCTGGCCGGCGGTTCCGTGCTGGTTCCTGCCGTGCTCGGCCTGGGCCTGTCCTGGCCGCCTTGGGCGTGGGGCCTGTTCGCCGCGCTGCTGCTGGCCGCGGTCGCCGCGTACGGCAGGCACGTGCTGCAGCGGCAGCGGCAAGATGCGTTGCACGAGGCGTTGCTGGCGCAGCGCCGGGCACCGGCCGCGCCGGAACCCGAGCCGGAGCCGTTCCAGCCGCGCCAGGTCCGGGACGTTCCGCTGCCCAGTTCCGAGGCCGACTACCGCTTCGTGTTCAGCGCGACGGTGTGGTGGCGCCGCCCGGCCGACGCGGTCGGCGTCGGGCACGAGAACCCGGCGGAGTTGGCGGTGGAGACGGTGCTCTCCCGCGCCCGGCTCATCACCGCGGGCGAGCACCCCGCCGGACGCGGCGCGATCGAGCACCGGCTCGCGGCCGCGCTGGGCGCGGTGACCCGCGACGAGCACCGGCACATCGAGGCGTGGGCCGCGGACTTGGCGCTGACCTTGCCGGAGGTCGACGCCGACCGGCTCCGCAGGCTCGCCGAGGTCCGCAAGGACGAGCAGGTCTGGCAGCTGGAACGCGACCACGAGCGCAACAAGCGCGCCTACCTCGCCGACGAGGTGCTGCGCGACACCGGCAGCGCCGTCGTGTGGTGGCTGGCGCGCCACGACGACGAAGTGGAACGCGCCGCCGAACTGATCGGCACGCTCGCGCAGCTGTCCGCGGCCGCGAACGGAACCGAGATCGCCGAGCAGTTCCGGCACCTGGTGCCCGCTTCGCGGCAGGCACCGTTCCAGAACGGGCGGCCGCTGCGCGCGGAGTCGCTGTCGTTCACCGGCTCGCTGGAGGGCGGGAGCTCGTACCTGTCCTACGGGGAACTCTCGGCAGGCGGGGAACTCTCGGCAGGCGCGTTGGCCCCCGGCGAGCCGACCGGCGACGCCGAGCGTGCCGCGATCGAGCAAGTCGACGGCCTGCTCCGCGAGCTCGACCCGGAAACGGCCGAACGGTCGGGGCTCGCGGACCGGCTGGCGGCGCTGTTCGACTCGGCCGGGCAGCACGAGTTCGCCGACTCGATCCGGCAGCGGTACGGCGATCCCGCGAACCCCGGAACCGCGGACGCCGACCAGCCGTGGGCCGACGTGCCCCCTCAGCCCAACCGTTCGTCCACGTAGCACCAGGACCACGACTCGCCCGGCTCGAACGAGCGGATCACCGGATGCCCGGTGTCGCGGTGGTGCCCGGTGGCGTGCCGGTCCGGGCTGGAATCGCAGCAGCCGACGTGCCCGCACTCGGTGCACAGCCGCAGGTGCGCCCACACCTGAAGGCCCTTGGCCAGGCAGTCCTCGCAGCCCCCGGGGGAACTCGGCACCGGCGACAGCGCGGCGGCGACCTCCAGGTGATCACATCCGGGCACGACTGCCCCCTTCCGGAACGCGCTGCTCGGGCGCTGTCCACCCTAGGGCCTCGCGAACGCTGCGCGGCCGGGTCGTTGTTCCCGGACGGCCCCGACCTGCGCGGTACGAGCGCGCAACGGGTACGACAGGGCGCATGCACGAGTTCCCGCAAGTGATGTTGCTGCTGGCAGGCGCGCTGGCGGTCACGGCGCTGGCCCGCCGCTGGGGGTTGTCGGAGCCGCTGGCGCTGGTGCTGGCCGGGCTGGCGGTGTCGTTCGTGCCCGGCGTGCCGGATTACGCGATCAACCCGGAAGTGATCCTGGTGCTGGTGCTGCCGCCGCTGCTGTACTCGGCGGCGCTGACCAGTTCCGCGCTGGGCCTGCGCGCGAACCTGCGGCCGATCGGTTCGCTCGCGGTCGGTGCCGTGCTGGTGACGACGGTCGCGGTGGGTTTCGCGGCGTGGGCGCTGGTGCCCGGGATGCCGCTCGGGCCCGCGCTGGTGCTGGGCGCGGTGGTGGCTCCGCCGGACGCGGTGGCGGCGACCTCGATCGGTCGCCGACTGGGGTTGCCACGCAAGGTGATGACGATCCTGTCCGGGGAGAGCCTGGTCAACGACGCTTCGGCGCTGACGGTCTACCGCGTCGCCGTCGCCGGTGTGGTCGGCGCCGGTTACACGCTGCTGCAGGGCGTCGGCGTGTTCGTGCTCGCGGCCGCGGGCGGGCTGGTCGTCGGCTGCGCGGTGGGCTGGGCGGTGCACCGCCTCCGGCTGGCGCTGGCCGACGGGGTGTTGGAGAGCGCCGTGGGCCTGCTGGTCCCGTTCGCGACCTACCTGCTGGCCGAGGCGATCCACGCCTCCGGAGTGCTCGCCGTGGTCGTGGCGGGGCTGTACCTGGCGCAGCGGGCGCCTTCGGGCACCGCGGCACGGCGGCTGCAGGACCGCGCAGTGTGGCGTTCGGCGGACACGCTGCTGGAAGCGGTGGTGTTCGCGCTGATCGGGTTGCAGCTGCGCAGCGTCACCGAAGGCGTCGCAGGACGGCTTTGGCCGCTCGTGCTGGCCGGGCTCGCGCTGACCGCCGCGGTGGTGCTGGTGCGCGCGGTCTGGGTGTTCGGCACGTTGCTGCTGCCCGATCGGATCGCTCGCGGAGCGGATGCGGCGCCGTGGCAGCACGGCTTGGTGGTGGCCTGGGCGGGAATGCGCGGTGTGGTCTCGCTGGCCGCGGCCGCCGCGATCCCGGTGCTGGCGTTTCCGAACCGCGCGGAAGTCGTGTTCCTGGCGTTCTTCGTCACGCTGGGCACGTTGCTGCTGCACGGCGCGACGCTGCCGTGGGTGATCCGGTGGCTCGGAGTGCGCGGCCGGGAGAGCTACACCGACGCGCTCGCCGAGGCCGAGGCCGCGCACAACGCCGCGCTCGCCGCCCGCGGGCGGCTGGACGCGCTCACCGCCGAGGCGGAACCACCCGCCGAGGTCGCCGAGCAGCTGCGTCGCGCGGCCGAACGCCGCAGCCACCGCGCGTGGGAACGGCTCGGCCGCCCCGATGCCGACTTGGGCGAAAGCCCCACCACCGCCTACCGGCGGCTGCGCATCGAAATGCTGGACGCCGAGCGCGAGGTGTTCGTGCGTTTCCGCGACGAAGGCCGCATCGACGACGAGGTGCTGCGCCGGGTCTTGCACGAACTCGACTTGGAAGACGTCATGCTGCAACGCGACTGATCGGCGTTTCACTACGGTTCTTGATCTTTGTCTTGTCAGCGGCGTAGCCGCTGAGCAGTGGCCATGCAAGCAACCGGCACCGCCGCGGGTTCTCAGCGGCTTCCTCGCGAGGACAGCGATTTCGCCGCGTAGGGGCCTACGTCAGAAATCGATCCCGGAGCGAGGAAGCCGCTGAGGTTCCGCCACCGGCACCGCCACGCAAATCATTCTGAAAAAGTCAGGTTTCCAGGAATCCCAGCTGCGCGGAGAGTTCTTTCGCCGCTACCGTCATCGCACCGATCACTTCGCGCATCCGCTTGCGGGAGAACCGGTACGACGGCCCGGACGCGCTGAGCGCGGCCACCACCTCGCCGTCGTGCCGGTGCACCGCCACCGCCGCGGCGTTGAGCCCGAGCTCGAGCTCCTCGTAGCTGGTGGCGTACCCGTCCCGCACGATCAGGTCGAAGCCGTCGCGCAATTCCCCGGGGTCGATGACGGTCCGCGTGGTGTACTGCGCCAGCTCCCCCGCCAGCAGCGCTTCCTGGTCGTCGTCGGGTGCGTGCGCCAGCAGCACCTTCCCGCTGGAAGTGGCGTGCAGCGGAGTGCGCTGGCCGACCCAGTTGTGCGCGGTCACCGACGCGGTGCCGCGGGCCTGGCTGATGTTGATCGCGACGTCCTCGTCGCGGACCGCGATGTTCACGGTCTCGCCGAGGTCGGCGGCCAGCGACTCGCAGTACGGGCCGCCCAGCCGGGGCAGGTCCAGCCGGTCGGTGGCCGCCCCGGCCAGCCGCACCACACCGAACCCGATCATGTACTTGCCGCGTTCGCCGAGCTGCTCCACCAGCCCGCGCGAGACCAGGACGCTGACCAGCCGGGAAGCGGTGGATTTGTGCACGCCGAGTTCCCCGGCGATTTCGGTGATGCCCGCTTCGCCGTTGCGGGCCAGCAGTTCCAGCACGCTCACCGCCCGGTCCACGGACTGCACGAGTGCGCCGGGCTTTTCGCGTTCGGCCGGTTGAGGAGCGTTGACCACGGTTGGACCCGAATCCCGTCGCTGGTGGTTTTCCTAGCGACCATACCCGGCGTTCCGCATCGCGCAACAGGGTCGAAGGGCGATTCCGCTGCGGACGATACCTCCCCGATGCCCGTGACCGAGCCGGGAACACGCCGCGCAGGCAGCGGCCGTTGCTCGGCGCCGCGATCTTGAACGCAGCGCCCTGATCAGGCAGGCCCGCGCAGCGCGTCCAGCAGGAGATCGGCCAGGTAGCCGGCGAACGAATTCCGCACCAGGATCCGGTAGTCCGGCTCCGGTCCGAGCTGCCAGAGCACGGCCTGGGTGCGGCCGAGCAAGGTCTGCGCGCAGTGCCCCGCGGCGAACGCGCGCGGGTGCAGGTCCAGCGAGCACACCTTCTCCAGCACGTCCCGGGCGGACCCGCCGCCGAGTCGCAGCGTGGTGCGGTTCGCGGACAGGTCGACGACCGACGCGGCACCGGCGGAACCGAGCGCGTCGCGCAGCGATGCGGCCTCCCCGTCCGGCGCCATCAGCAGCCATTCGTCCGGGCCGAGCCACAGCGCCGCCCGCTGGACGTCGCCGCCCACACGGTTCGCCTTGCGCGGCAACGGGATTCCCGCCGCGTTGCCGAGCCGCGCGAGCTGTTCGGGCGCGGCCCGCAGGTTCACCTGGGTCAGGAAGGGTTCCTCGGCGAGCCGGGTGCCGCGCGGCCCCGCGGCCGCGGCCAGTTCGGCGGCGCGGTCGGCGAGCGGGCTGCGGCGCAGCCGTTCGACGCCTGCCGGGCCGGTGGTGCCGGGTTCAACCGGGCTGATGACCGTCACGGCGCGCTCCTTCCGGGTCGTAGAAGACGGGTTCGGTGACCTCGGCGGAAATGGCGGTGCCGCCGAGCGGGGCGTGCAGCACCTCGCCGACCCGGCCGCGTCCGCCGCGGATCAGCGCCAGGGCGAACGTCCGCCCCAGCGCGGCGCTGCGGTAGCTGGAGGTCACGTGCCCCAGCATCGGCACCGGCGGAGTCAGCGGCGTGCCCGGTTCGATGAGCTGGGCGCCTTCCGGCAACAACGCGTCGGAGTCCACCGGCAGCAGCCCGACCAGCTGCTTGCGATCGGAACGCGCGGTGTCCGGCCGGGCGAACGAGCGCTTGCCGATGCAGTCCTTGCGCTTGGAGACGACCCAGTCCATGCCGAGGTCCAGCGGGGTGACCGTGCCGTCGGTGTCCTGGCCGACGATGACGAACCCCTTCTCCGCGCGCAGCACGTGCATCGTCTCGGTGCCGTAGGGCGTGATCCCGAGACCCGCGCCGTCCTCGGTGACCGCGTCCCACGCCGCCTGGCCG from Saccharopolyspora sp. SCSIO 74807 encodes:
- a CDS encoding sarcosine oxidase subunit gamma family protein — its product is MTVISPVEPGTTGPAGVERLRRSPLADRAAELAAAAGPRGTRLAEEPFLTQVNLRAAPEQLARLGNAAGIPLPRKANRVGGDVQRAALWLGPDEWLLMAPDGEAASLRDALGSAGAASVVDLSANRTTLRLGGGSARDVLEKVCSLDLHPRAFAAGHCAQTLLGRTQAVLWQLGPEPDYRILVRNSFAGYLADLLLDALRGPA
- a CDS encoding UBP-type zinc finger domain-containing protein, which codes for MPGCDHLEVAAALSPVPSSPGGCEDCLAKGLQVWAHLRLCTECGHVGCCDSSPDRHATGHHRDTGHPVIRSFEPGESWSWCYVDERLG
- a CDS encoding IclR family transcriptional regulator, giving the protein MQSVDRAVSVLELLARNGEAGITEIAGELGVHKSTASRLVSVLVSRGLVEQLGERGKYMIGFGVVRLAGAATDRLDLPRLGGPYCESLAADLGETVNIAVRDEDVAINISQARGTASVTAHNWVGQRTPLHATSSGKVLLAHAPDDDQEALLAGELAQYTTRTVIDPGELRDGFDLIVRDGYATSYEELELGLNAAAVAVHRHDGEVVAALSASGPSYRFSRKRMREVIGAMTVAAKELSAQLGFLET
- a CDS encoding Na+/H+ antiporter — encoded protein: MHEFPQVMLLLAGALAVTALARRWGLSEPLALVLAGLAVSFVPGVPDYAINPEVILVLVLPPLLYSAALTSSALGLRANLRPIGSLAVGAVLVTTVAVGFAAWALVPGMPLGPALVLGAVVAPPDAVAATSIGRRLGLPRKVMTILSGESLVNDASALTVYRVAVAGVVGAGYTLLQGVGVFVLAAAGGLVVGCAVGWAVHRLRLALADGVLESAVGLLVPFATYLLAEAIHASGVLAVVVAGLYLAQRAPSGTAARRLQDRAVWRSADTLLEAVVFALIGLQLRSVTEGVAGRLWPLVLAGLALTAAVVLVRAVWVFGTLLLPDRIARGADAAPWQHGLVVAWAGMRGVVSLAAAAAIPVLAFPNRAEVVFLAFFVTLGTLLLHGATLPWVIRWLGVRGRESYTDALAEAEAAHNAALAARGRLDALTAEAEPPAEVAEQLRRAAERRSHRAWERLGRPDADLGESPTTAYRRLRIEMLDAEREVFVRFRDEGRIDDEVLRRVLHELDLEDVMLQRD
- a CDS encoding DUF4383 domain-containing protein, producing MHTVHRIGAVLLGVLLLVFAILGLARGLQFFSTSGQPVLGLSSNGLLSIISLVAGVILIGCAAWGGWQASTVTTGFGGVFLLSGLVHLAILHTSLNILAFRLPNVFFSLIVGMILLFTGLYGRMSGGLPPDNPYRREHPMRKNRPHPEEQLDFEASETDAQQQQYREAEMAMGEGHPTPEQTQLVMRDQARRRAAERARARRKLEGGAE